The Chloroflexota bacterium genome includes a region encoding these proteins:
- a CDS encoding diaminopimelate epimerase, with amino-acid sequence MAEYHKYHALGNDYLVIDPVTCDVLLTPDAVRTICDRHRGIGADGVLYGPVPGEREWTLRIYNADGSEAEKSGNGVRIFARYLLEAGYVATERFTIATSGGEVEVHLEAADGSVSTVDMGRLTFWSEEIPVSGPPREVLRERVTVADRELEFSAVSIGNPHCVIILDEVDWRVARTYGPLLEAHPLFPNRTNVQFVRVLDRRNIRIEIWERGSGYTLASGSSSCAAAGVVHRLGSCDHEVTVHMPGGALDVRIANDGRVWLRGPVNSIGRGEFSQEFKRILRLPVGRGDS; translated from the coding sequence ATGGCAGAATACCACAAATATCACGCTTTAGGTAACGACTATCTGGTGATCGATCCGGTGACCTGTGATGTGCTCCTGACACCTGATGCCGTGCGGACGATTTGCGATCGCCACCGTGGAATCGGGGCTGATGGTGTGTTGTATGGGCCTGTGCCTGGTGAGCGGGAGTGGACTCTACGGATCTACAACGCCGATGGCAGCGAGGCGGAGAAGAGCGGTAACGGGGTGCGGATCTTCGCTCGGTACCTGTTGGAGGCAGGCTACGTCGCCACGGAGCGGTTCACGATCGCCACGTCGGGGGGAGAGGTGGAGGTGCATCTGGAGGCCGCCGATGGGAGCGTGAGCACGGTGGACATGGGGCGGCTGACGTTCTGGAGCGAGGAGATCCCCGTGTCCGGGCCGCCTCGTGAGGTGCTGCGGGAGCGGGTCACCGTGGCCGACCGGGAGCTCGAGTTCTCCGCCGTTTCCATCGGCAACCCGCACTGCGTCATCATCCTGGACGAAGTGGACTGGCGGGTGGCTCGTACGTACGGCCCTTTGTTGGAGGCGCATCCCCTGTTCCCGAATCGGACGAACGTCCAGTTCGTGCGCGTGCTGGATCGGAGGAACATCCGCATCGAGATCTGGGAACGGGGGTCGGGATACACGCTGGCCTCGGGCAGCAGCAGTTGTGCGGCGGCGGGCGTGGTCCATCGGTTGGGTAGCTGTGATCATGAGGTTACCGTGCATATGCCTGGTGGGGCGCTGGATGTTCGCATAGCCAATGACGGCCGGGTATGGCTGCGCGGCCCGGTGAACAGCATTGGCCGAGGGGAATTCTCGCAGGAGTTTAAACGTATCCTTCGCCTACCTGTGGGCCGGGGCGATTCATGA